In uncultured Tolumonas sp., one DNA window encodes the following:
- a CDS encoding metal ABC transporter substrate-binding protein, giving the protein MNYFRLLTTTLITSTLCTQSVFAADKINVVASFSILGDLVQQVGGEHVSVSTLVGPNGDAHVYQPTPQDTIRLTKSQLFVVNGLGFEGWMERLVSASHYKGKVITASQSIKPQTFTDADDAAHPHVTQDPHAWHSIPNAVQYVHNIADGLSQIDPAHKAEYQANAGNYIQQLEQLDKTLLAEFAAIPADKRKMITSHDAFGYLSAHYQITAIAPQGVSTESEASASDVAKIIKQIRKENIKALFVENISDPRLMQQISKETGVNPGKELFSDALSDKSGPASTYLDMMHYNTTQILSAMK; this is encoded by the coding sequence ATGAATTATTTTCGTCTGCTCACCACCACACTCATCACTAGCACGCTTTGTACACAGTCTGTCTTCGCCGCCGATAAAATTAATGTCGTCGCCAGTTTTTCTATTCTGGGTGACTTGGTACAACAAGTGGGTGGTGAGCATGTCAGTGTTTCTACACTCGTTGGCCCGAACGGTGATGCGCATGTGTATCAACCCACACCGCAAGACACTATTCGGCTGACGAAATCACAGCTATTTGTAGTTAACGGTTTAGGTTTTGAAGGTTGGATGGAACGACTGGTCTCGGCTAGTCACTACAAAGGTAAAGTGATCACCGCTAGTCAGAGCATCAAACCACAAACATTTACTGACGCCGATGATGCAGCTCACCCCCATGTCACACAAGATCCACATGCGTGGCACAGCATTCCAAATGCCGTGCAATATGTGCACAACATTGCGGATGGTTTAAGCCAGATCGACCCTGCACACAAAGCGGAATATCAGGCGAATGCGGGTAACTATATTCAGCAATTAGAGCAATTGGACAAAACATTGCTAGCGGAGTTTGCCGCTATTCCGGCAGACAAACGTAAAATGATCACCAGCCATGATGCGTTTGGTTATTTGTCCGCTCATTACCAGATCACTGCCATTGCACCACAAGGTGTAAGCACTGAGTCGGAAGCCTCCGCCAGTGATGTCGCCAAAATCATCAAACAGATCCGCAAGGAAAACATCAAAGCCCTGTTTGTCGAAAACATCTCTGATCCTCGTTTAATGCAACAAATCAGCAAGGAAACCGGCGTGAATCCCGGTAAAGAGTTATTCTCTGATGCCCTTTCCGACAAGAGTGGCCCAGCCTCTACCTATCTGGATATGATGCATTACAATACAACTCAAATCCTTTCTGCCATGAAGTAG
- a CDS encoding P-II family nitrogen regulator has product MKKVEAIIKPFKLDDVREALGEIGISGMTVSEVKGFGRQKGHTELYRGAEYVVDFLPKVKLELVVNDADVESCIEAINRSAKTGKIGDGKIFVTTVERVIRIRTGEENEEAI; this is encoded by the coding sequence ATGAAAAAAGTCGAAGCGATCATTAAACCGTTTAAACTGGATGATGTGCGTGAAGCGCTGGGTGAAATCGGTATTAGTGGCATGACAGTTTCAGAAGTAAAAGGATTTGGTCGTCAAAAAGGCCATACTGAACTGTATCGTGGTGCGGAATATGTGGTGGATTTTCTGCCGAAGGTAAAATTGGAATTAGTGGTTAACGACGCTGATGTTGAAAGTTGCATTGAAGCCATCAATCGTAGTGCTAAAACCGGTAAAATCGGTGACGGTAAGATTTTCGTGACTACGGTTGAGCGTGTTATTCGTATTCGTACTGGTGAAGAGAACGAAGAAGCAATTTAA
- the rraB gene encoding ribonuclease E inhibitor RraB: MNQELQEWQEETAEIIAELLEDGSDPDVEYPIEHHFAALDFDCLEKLAVDLYKAGFEVEDAEEVELDDGAIVFCFDATKEGSLNVERITAEISTLLPLCKKYHVDYDGWGTYFAE, translated from the coding sequence ATGAATCAGGAATTACAGGAATGGCAGGAAGAGACGGCAGAGATCATTGCGGAGTTGCTGGAAGATGGTAGTGATCCGGATGTGGAATATCCGATCGAACACCATTTTGCGGCATTGGATTTCGACTGTCTGGAAAAGCTGGCGGTGGATCTGTACAAGGCCGGTTTTGAAGTCGAAGATGCGGAAGAAGTCGAGCTGGATGATGGCGCAATCGTGTTCTGCTTCGATGCGACCAAAGAAGGTAGCTTGAACGTTGAGCGTATCACGGCAGAGATTTCTACACTGTTGCCGTTGTGTAAAAAATACCACGTCGATTATGACGGTTGGGGCACTTACTTCGCGGAGTAA
- a CDS encoding YhcB family protein: MMTEFTMILFVLIGLIVGFVAGRATSRAGDAAKLHKELTKTRKEFEQYKRDVQDHFVGFSSLMEQLDTQYQRMSQHMAEHSEKLTSSSVYNFQPDVPAEEKEPIATAKDGVQQPLDYSGEPSGLLNDHKA, from the coding sequence ATGATGACCGAATTCACCATGATTTTGTTTGTACTTATTGGCCTGATTGTTGGCTTTGTCGCCGGACGCGCCACATCCAGAGCCGGTGATGCCGCCAAACTACATAAAGAGCTAACGAAAACCCGTAAAGAATTCGAGCAATATAAACGCGATGTTCAGGATCATTTTGTTGGCTTCTCCAGCCTGATGGAACAGCTGGACACCCAATATCAGCGCATGTCTCAACATATGGCTGAACACAGTGAAAAACTGACTAGCAGTAGCGTCTATAATTTTCAGCCAGACGTGCCTGCGGAAGAAAAAGAACCGATTGCAACAGCTAAAGACGGTGTGCAACAACCGTTGGATTATTCCGGTGAACCGTCTGGTTTATTAAATGATCACAAAGCTTAA
- the rpsI gene encoding 30S ribosomal protein S9 has translation MADNQYYGTGRRKSSTARVFAKVGSGDIVINKRSLQDYFSRPTARMVVMQALELVEMTGKLDLYITVAGGGITGQAGAIRHGITRALMQYDESLRPALRKAGFVTRDARRVERKKVGLHKARKRPQYSKR, from the coding sequence ATGGCTGACAATCAATACTACGGCACTGGCCGTCGCAAAAGCTCTACCGCTCGTGTGTTTGCTAAAGTAGGTAGCGGCGATATCGTTATCAACAAGCGTTCACTGCAGGACTATTTTAGTCGTCCTACCGCTCGTATGGTGGTTATGCAGGCTCTGGAACTGGTTGAAATGACCGGTAAACTGGATCTGTATATCACTGTAGCTGGTGGTGGTATCACTGGTCAGGCTGGCGCTATCCGTCACGGTATTACCCGTGCACTGATGCAATATGACGAATCACTGCGTCCTGCTCTGCGTAAAGCTGGCTTTGTTACTCGTGACGCTCGTCGCGTTGAACGTAAGAAAGTTGGTCTGCACAAAGCGCGTAAGCGTCCACAATACTCCAAGCGTTAA
- a CDS encoding DUF1007 family protein, giving the protein MLKQVVLFLLMSLATPLAMAHPHAWMDLQTRFLIDKQQQLTGLDLIWHFDDMYSANIIEDMKQKKEPLAQQYQQFAKDSIDFMTSENWLTHLKVNGKSVSFTKPTAYRTEKEEYHLNLHFVLPLKEPLPVKGNTFTLSIYDSTYYVEMLHHKASAVSVSDDANGLCSAKLETPKPPEDISAYAAALDVTQQSDKGLGTLFAEKVILTCHP; this is encoded by the coding sequence ATGCTTAAACAGGTTGTGCTTTTTTTACTTATGAGCCTCGCCACACCGTTGGCGATGGCTCATCCTCACGCTTGGATGGATCTGCAAACCCGCTTTCTGATTGATAAACAGCAACAGTTAACCGGGCTAGATCTGATTTGGCATTTCGATGATATGTATTCCGCCAATATCATTGAAGATATGAAACAAAAAAAAGAACCGCTCGCGCAGCAATATCAGCAGTTTGCTAAAGACAGTATTGATTTTATGACTTCAGAAAACTGGCTAACCCATTTGAAGGTCAACGGAAAATCGGTCTCGTTTACCAAGCCAACAGCCTATCGCACAGAAAAAGAGGAGTATCACCTCAATTTACATTTTGTGTTGCCGTTGAAAGAGCCGCTGCCAGTAAAAGGGAATACGTTTACCTTATCTATTTATGATTCCACCTACTACGTCGAAATGTTGCATCATAAAGCCAGTGCGGTCTCTGTTTCTGATGATGCCAATGGATTATGTAGCGCCAAATTAGAAACGCCAAAGCCACCGGAAGATATCAGTGCATATGCTGCCGCTCTCGATGTAACACAGCAAAGTGATAAAGGTTTAGGCACCCTATTTGCGGAGAAGGTTATACTCACATGCCACCCATAA
- a CDS encoding metal ABC transporter permease yields the protein MLALLWQWLIAPFAEFDFMLRALAGCIALSLSAPLVGVFLMLRRMSLTGDAMAHAILPGAALGYLVAGLSVEAMTIGGLLAGGLVVILSGFVARLTESGEDSSLAAFYLISMALGVMIISVHGSSVDLLHVLFGSALALNDAALWLLGSVTSLTLVLLALLYRPLVMECLDPDFLGSVSRMGPVAHIAFLLLAVLNLIAGFHAIGTLMAVGIMILPAITARYWTNRLSHLLFISVILAMFSSFVGLLTSYHFGWPTSPAIILTLGVGYFLSIILGRQSGLIWRYVRRSHLQA from the coding sequence ATGTTAGCGTTACTCTGGCAGTGGCTGATCGCGCCATTTGCTGAATTTGATTTTATGCTGCGCGCACTGGCCGGTTGTATTGCGCTCTCGCTCAGCGCGCCACTGGTCGGTGTATTTCTGATGTTACGCCGCATGAGCCTGACCGGTGATGCGATGGCGCATGCCATTTTACCCGGTGCCGCCTTGGGTTATCTGGTGGCCGGTTTATCAGTGGAAGCCATGACCATCGGCGGTTTATTGGCTGGCGGGCTGGTGGTGATCCTCTCCGGTTTTGTCGCACGACTCACCGAAAGTGGTGAAGACAGCAGTCTGGCTGCGTTTTATCTCATCTCAATGGCGCTGGGGGTGATGATCATTTCGGTGCACGGCAGTAGTGTCGATCTGTTGCATGTGTTGTTTGGTTCCGCACTGGCACTCAACGATGCCGCGTTATGGCTGCTAGGCAGTGTCACCTCACTGACCTTAGTGCTGTTAGCGTTACTCTATCGCCCACTGGTGATGGAATGCCTTGACCCCGATTTTCTCGGCAGCGTCAGCCGCATGGGGCCGGTTGCGCACATTGCCTTCCTACTATTAGCGGTGTTGAACCTGATCGCCGGTTTCCACGCCATTGGTACCCTGATGGCGGTGGGGATCATGATCCTGCCCGCGATCACCGCCCGTTACTGGACGAATCGCCTCAGCCATCTGCTATTCATTTCCGTAATACTGGCGATGTTTAGCAGCTTTGTCGGTTTACTCACCTCTTACCATTTCGGTTGGCCAACCAGCCCCGCGATCATTCTGACGCTTGGTGTAGGTTATTTCCTGTCGATTATTTTAGGCCGTCAAAGCGGTCTGATCTGGCGTTATGTACGCCGTTCTCATCTGCAAGCGTAA
- the luxS gene encoding S-ribosylhomocysteine lyase: MPLLDSFTVDHTRMQAPAVRVAKQMQTPHGDPITVFDLRFCVPNQQILPERGIHTLEHLFAGFMRDHLNGNGVEIIDISPMGCRTGFYMSLIGTPDEARVAAAWQAAMEDVLKVVDQAKIPELNEYQCGTYQMHSLDEAHQIARDILAQGVGINKNAELALPSDKLASL; the protein is encoded by the coding sequence ATGCCGTTATTAGATAGTTTTACCGTTGATCATACTCGCATGCAAGCACCTGCTGTGCGTGTGGCGAAGCAGATGCAAACCCCGCATGGTGATCCGATCACCGTATTTGATTTGCGCTTTTGTGTACCAAATCAGCAGATTTTACCTGAGCGTGGCATTCATACTTTAGAGCACTTGTTTGCTGGTTTTATGCGCGATCATTTGAATGGTAATGGTGTTGAAATTATTGATATTTCCCCGATGGGTTGCCGTACTGGTTTTTATATGAGTTTGATTGGTACACCGGACGAAGCGCGTGTCGCGGCTGCATGGCAGGCCGCTATGGAAGATGTGCTGAAGGTTGTTGATCAGGCGAAGATCCCTGAATTGAATGAATATCAATGTGGCACTTACCAGATGCATTCACTGGATGAAGCGCACCAGATTGCACGTGATATTCTGGCGCAGGGTGTGGGTATTAATAAAAATGCGGAATTGGCTTTGCCATCCGATAAATTGGCTAGTCTGTAA
- the aztA gene encoding zinc ABC transporter ATP-binding protein AztA codes for MLHCENLTLGYDRHPAIHHLNVHIPAGELLAIVGPNGAGKSTLLKGIMGQLKPLQGQLHLRDIAREQIAYLPQQSRIDRQFPISVTELVGMGLWHQLGSFGRLTKAHRHQIEHALEAVGIQGFANRPIASLSGGQLQRTLFARLYLQDAQLILLDEPFNAIDSRTCQDLLQLLHHWHEQGRTILAVLHDNEQVRHHFPQSLLLARQLVAYGNTADVITPENWQQARHQIESFDEHAPICHIAEKDVA; via the coding sequence ATGCTGCATTGTGAAAATCTGACACTGGGTTATGACCGTCATCCGGCCATTCACCATCTGAATGTGCATATCCCGGCTGGTGAACTGCTGGCGATTGTCGGCCCCAACGGGGCCGGTAAATCGACGTTACTGAAAGGCATTATGGGGCAACTGAAACCGCTGCAGGGTCAGTTACACCTGCGGGATATTGCGCGCGAACAAATCGCCTATTTACCGCAACAATCACGCATCGATCGTCAATTCCCGATCAGCGTGACCGAGCTGGTTGGCATGGGTTTATGGCATCAACTCGGCAGTTTTGGCCGCCTGACCAAAGCACATCGCCATCAGATCGAACATGCGCTGGAAGCGGTAGGCATTCAGGGTTTTGCTAATCGACCGATTGCCTCGCTCTCCGGTGGTCAGTTACAACGCACACTGTTTGCCCGTCTGTATCTGCAAGATGCACAGCTGATCTTGCTGGATGAGCCGTTTAATGCCATCGACAGCCGCACGTGCCAAGATCTGCTGCAATTATTACATCACTGGCATGAGCAGGGCCGAACCATTCTGGCGGTGCTGCATGATAACGAGCAGGTGCGTCATCATTTCCCACAAAGTCTATTACTGGCTCGCCAGTTGGTTGCTTACGGCAACACAGCTGACGTGATCACGCCAGAAAATTGGCAACAGGCGCGTCATCAAATTGAATCGTTTGATGAACATGCACCGATTTGTCATATCGCAGAAAAGGATGTTGCCTGA
- the rplM gene encoding 50S ribosomal protein L13, with the protein MKTFVAKPETVKRDWYVVDAEGKTLGRLATEIASRLRGKHKAEYTPHVDTGDYIVVINAEKITVTGNKAAAKTYYSYSGFPGGLKSITFDKLIVRKPEMILEIAVKGMLPKGPLGRAMLRKLKVYAGTEHNHAAQQPQVLDI; encoded by the coding sequence ATGAAAACTTTCGTTGCCAAGCCAGAAACCGTAAAGCGTGACTGGTACGTTGTTGACGCAGAAGGCAAAACTTTAGGTCGTCTGGCTACTGAAATCGCTTCCCGTTTACGTGGTAAGCATAAAGCAGAATACACTCCGCATGTTGATACTGGCGATTACATCGTTGTTATCAATGCTGAGAAAATCACTGTGACTGGTAATAAAGCTGCGGCTAAAACTTACTACTCATACTCTGGTTTTCCAGGTGGTTTGAAGTCTATTACTTTTGACAAATTGATCGTTCGCAAGCCAGAAATGATTCTTGAGATCGCGGTCAAAGGTATGTTGCCAAAGGGCCCGCTGGGTCGTGCCATGCTTCGTAAACTGAAAGTTTACGCAGGTACCGAGCACAATCACGCTGCTCAACAACCTCAAGTACTGGACATCTAA
- a CDS encoding pirin family protein, which translates to MSQISRKTEHIVQGQPTRDGAGVNLIRVLTQQWQRRLDPFLMLDEFRSDDPNDYIAGFPEHPHRGFETVTYMLAGQMRHKDNAGHEGVVGPGDVQWMTAGKGILHSETPEQVAGLMHGFQLWINLPAKNKLAKPTYQEVPSAQIPVLTSSEGHQVKVIAGDWLESRGPLHRPDTEPLYLDLQLQNDTPLFVPIPTEHNAFVYVVQGQPLVAGQRIAPRRMAILSNDTQANGVLLQGQAGDQLLVLSGQPLKEPIVQWGPFVMNTRDQIEQAISDYQSGQL; encoded by the coding sequence ATGTCTCAGATCAGCCGTAAAACAGAACATATCGTACAAGGTCAGCCAACCCGCGATGGTGCTGGTGTTAATCTGATCCGTGTACTGACCCAGCAATGGCAACGTCGTCTTGATCCCTTCCTGATGCTGGATGAATTTCGTTCTGACGATCCGAATGACTATATTGCCGGTTTTCCGGAACATCCGCACCGCGGCTTTGAAACCGTCACCTATATGCTGGCAGGCCAAATGCGCCATAAAGACAATGCCGGACATGAAGGTGTGGTTGGCCCCGGCGATGTGCAATGGATGACTGCCGGCAAAGGTATTCTGCATTCCGAAACACCGGAGCAAGTTGCCGGCCTGATGCATGGTTTCCAGTTGTGGATCAATCTGCCCGCCAAAAACAAACTGGCAAAACCGACCTATCAGGAAGTGCCTAGTGCGCAGATCCCGGTGCTAACCAGCAGCGAAGGACATCAGGTGAAAGTGATTGCCGGTGATTGGCTGGAGAGCCGCGGACCATTACACCGCCCCGATACTGAACCACTGTATCTCGATCTGCAGTTACAAAACGACACACCACTGTTTGTGCCGATCCCAACTGAGCACAATGCGTTTGTGTATGTGGTACAAGGCCAACCGCTCGTCGCGGGTCAGCGCATTGCACCAAGACGGATGGCAATCTTAAGCAATGACACACAAGCGAATGGCGTTTTGTTGCAAGGGCAAGCCGGTGATCAGTTGCTGGTGTTATCCGGCCAGCCGTTGAAGGAACCTATCGTGCAATGGGGACCGTTTGTCATGAACACCCGCGACCAGATCGAGCAAGCGATCAGTGATTATCAATCTGGTCAGCTTTGA
- a CDS encoding DegQ family serine endoprotease encodes MSNTRHMLSAVALSLSMALSALPAQAALPLSINGQEMPSLAPVVEQVTPAVVTILVSGKKVTRQEIPEQFRFFFGPDAPDAQVQEQPFQALGSGVIIDAAKGYIITNHHVVDGADEIKVTLKDGREVKAKKIGEDQQSDIALLQIKADGLTEIKLANSEQLRVGDFAIAIGNPFGLGQTVTSGIISALGRSGLNIENIENFIQTDAAINSGNSGGALVNLKGELIGINTAILGPNGGNIGIGFAIPSNMVRDLSEQILKYGEVRRGVLGIMGGELTPDLAKAFGTDKQQGAFVNQVMPHSAADNAGIKPGDIIVKLNGKAVRSFGELRANIATMGAGKTVTLGVIRDGKEQEMNVTLKQADLTETKASILHPALEGATLGNTEPGADVTGVVITKLEPRSAAAQAGLQKGDVIIGVNRTRIATLQELQAAMKNHSDILALNIRRGNATLYLVLR; translated from the coding sequence ATGAGCAATACCCGACACATGTTGAGTGCGGTAGCATTAAGTTTGAGTATGGCTTTATCTGCATTACCTGCCCAGGCCGCCTTGCCGTTAAGTATTAACGGTCAGGAAATGCCGAGTTTAGCCCCTGTTGTTGAACAGGTGACACCGGCAGTGGTCACTATTCTGGTGTCAGGCAAAAAAGTAACCCGTCAGGAAATCCCGGAGCAGTTCCGTTTCTTCTTCGGGCCTGATGCCCCTGATGCTCAGGTGCAGGAACAACCGTTCCAGGCATTAGGATCGGGCGTTATTATTGATGCAGCCAAGGGATATATCATCACTAACCATCATGTTGTTGATGGTGCCGATGAAATCAAAGTTACCCTCAAGGATGGTCGGGAAGTCAAAGCGAAAAAGATTGGTGAGGATCAACAATCAGACATCGCGTTACTGCAAATTAAAGCTGACGGCTTAACAGAAATTAAACTGGCCAATTCAGAACAACTCCGAGTTGGTGATTTTGCCATTGCAATTGGTAACCCGTTTGGTCTCGGGCAAACTGTAACCTCGGGCATTATCAGTGCATTAGGCCGCAGCGGACTGAATATCGAAAATATTGAGAACTTTATCCAGACCGACGCAGCCATCAATTCTGGTAACTCCGGTGGTGCATTGGTCAACCTGAAAGGCGAGTTGATCGGTATCAATACCGCGATCCTCGGTCCAAACGGCGGCAATATCGGGATTGGTTTTGCCATTCCATCGAATATGGTGCGCGACCTGTCGGAACAGATCCTGAAATATGGTGAAGTACGTCGTGGAGTGCTGGGTATCATGGGTGGCGAACTCACCCCTGATCTGGCCAAAGCCTTTGGTACGGACAAACAACAAGGTGCTTTTGTTAACCAAGTTATGCCACATTCTGCCGCGGATAATGCAGGGATCAAACCCGGCGACATTATCGTGAAGCTGAACGGTAAAGCTGTTCGTTCATTTGGTGAGCTGCGCGCCAATATCGCCACCATGGGGGCAGGTAAAACCGTAACATTGGGCGTGATCCGAGATGGTAAAGAACAGGAAATGAATGTCACGCTGAAACAAGCGGATTTGACAGAAACAAAGGCCAGCATTCTCCATCCAGCTCTTGAGGGGGCAACACTGGGTAATACGGAGCCTGGTGCCGATGTGACAGGGGTTGTGATCACGAAACTGGAACCACGTTCTGCTGCAGCACAAGCTGGCTTGCAAAAAGGTGATGTGATTATTGGTGTCAACCGTACTCGTATCGCCACACTACAAGAACTGCAGGCAGCGATGAAAAATCATAGCGATATTCTGGCCTTGAATATCCGTCGTGGTAACGCAACGCTGTATCTGGTTCTACGA
- a CDS encoding nickel/cobalt transporter — protein sequence MPPINNEYQDRINFTLLLTGFLTLCGILLAGVLHWQWLSWQMLQWQGLLHKEMAVLLRAALSPNLETKIILLGLCFLYGVFHAVGPGHGKAVLSTYLATHNSQLKRAMWISLGAALMQALVAILLMTIVAAIFGWTQIRAQQFGMQLDHVSFWLVALLGGYLSLRAAYRLYLFWRNRSTGHAIKIQRIQPMNSKTTVGIRNTDPSFHSHVHTDTCGCGHAHTPDIAQLNEAQDWRGQLAIMFTMGIRPCTGALLILVLAKSIGLFMLGIAAVLLMALGTAGTVCLLAWFSHSMRHLAIRLLSHRSSGLWLPYGLEILSLLGGVLLIVMGYGMAQIVTTQVSPFFMPH from the coding sequence ATGCCACCCATAAATAATGAATATCAAGATCGTATTAACTTTACTTTACTCCTCACTGGCTTTCTAACTCTGTGTGGAATATTGCTCGCAGGCGTATTGCACTGGCAGTGGCTCAGTTGGCAAATGTTGCAATGGCAAGGTCTACTGCACAAAGAGATGGCAGTGCTATTACGGGCAGCATTATCGCCTAATTTAGAAACTAAAATCATCTTACTGGGGCTTTGCTTTCTTTACGGCGTATTTCATGCGGTTGGTCCGGGGCATGGCAAAGCCGTACTCAGCACCTATCTGGCCACGCACAACAGTCAGCTAAAACGCGCAATGTGGATCTCATTGGGTGCCGCATTGATGCAAGCCTTGGTTGCCATCCTGCTGATGACCATTGTTGCCGCCATCTTCGGTTGGACACAGATCCGTGCCCAGCAATTTGGTATGCAGTTAGATCATGTCAGTTTTTGGTTGGTCGCATTACTCGGCGGTTATCTCAGCCTGCGAGCCGCTTATCGGCTTTATCTGTTTTGGCGCAACCGATCCACAGGCCATGCTATTAAAATCCAACGCATACAACCGATGAACAGCAAAACTACGGTTGGCATTCGCAATACTGACCCGTCATTTCATTCACATGTGCACACTGATACTTGTGGCTGTGGCCATGCGCATACACCGGATATCGCTCAGCTGAATGAAGCCCAAGACTGGCGCGGTCAGCTGGCGATCATGTTCACGATGGGCATCCGCCCCTGCACCGGCGCACTGCTGATTTTGGTGTTAGCCAAATCCATTGGCCTTTTCATGCTGGGCATTGCCGCGGTGTTATTGATGGCACTGGGTACGGCAGGCACGGTCTGCCTGCTGGCCTGGTTTAGCCATAGCATGCGCCATCTGGCTATTCGCCTGCTGAGTCACCGTTCATCCGGTTTGTGGTTACCCTACGGTCTGGAAATTCTTTCATTATTGGGCGGAGTTTTACTGATCGTGATGGGTTATGGCATGGCGCAAATCGTCACAACCCAGGTTTCCCCTTTCTTTATGCCACATTGA
- a CDS encoding transcriptional repressor has translation MQHASPRCEHNQAGLTTNRKLVLDALLQADRAVSAYDVLQLLRGQEVHWQPPTVYRALAFLVEAGMVHYIQSIQKYMVCHHQHCAHVTQLLICHRCGLVQEVPIPESLVEALEQQAAMHQFKMIPQFLELQGICAACDESAAN, from the coding sequence ATGCAACATGCATCACCCCGTTGTGAGCACAATCAGGCTGGCTTGACCACCAACCGTAAGCTGGTGCTGGATGCGCTGTTGCAGGCTGATCGTGCGGTAAGTGCCTATGACGTGCTGCAATTATTGCGAGGCCAAGAGGTACATTGGCAACCGCCGACAGTGTATCGGGCGCTGGCGTTTCTGGTGGAGGCGGGCATGGTGCACTATATCCAGTCGATCCAGAAATACATGGTGTGTCATCATCAACACTGTGCGCATGTTACCCAACTGCTGATTTGTCATCGCTGTGGTTTGGTACAGGAAGTGCCGATCCCCGAGTCATTGGTGGAGGCGCTGGAACAGCAGGCAGCGATGCACCAGTTCAAAATGATCCCGCAGTTTTTGGAATTACAGGGCATTTGTGCGGCCTGCGATGAATCTGCCGCAAATTAG